In the genome of Thermodesulfobacteriota bacterium, one region contains:
- a CDS encoding chromate resistance protein ChrB domain-containing protein, giving the protein MTRSTQTPSAGAYRWLLFLYSVPARPVSNRVMVWRRLMKAGAVSLKGAVYILPFTAEHQELLHWLVAEIKAMGGGADMVSIHGIDTLTEDEIVELFNQARRKDYLAVEREAEEVSRRLDNIKKGGQGHNLKGLASQLDKVAKACAEVRKTDFFATREGLALLAAIERMQEDLARLSGPRARAATVIPPRVAADYRGRTWATRQRPFVDRMACAWLIRHAIDPEATFAFIDEAQLGSLPEGGIAFDMPGAEFTHVGELCTFEVLLRAFNLKEKALWRLAEAVHDLDMKDGKHQSSEAAGIEQILAGIRKTAPDDQTALSRGMEVFALLYASRK; this is encoded by the coding sequence GTGACCAGGTCCACGCAGACCCCCAGCGCCGGCGCTTATCGCTGGCTTCTCTTTCTCTACTCAGTGCCCGCCAGGCCGGTGAGCAATCGGGTGATGGTCTGGAGGCGGCTGATGAAGGCGGGGGCGGTTTCCCTGAAAGGGGCGGTCTACATCCTGCCCTTCACCGCAGAGCATCAGGAGCTTCTGCACTGGCTGGTGGCGGAGATCAAGGCCATGGGCGGTGGTGCCGACATGGTGTCCATCCATGGCATCGACACCTTGACAGAGGACGAGATTGTCGAGTTGTTCAATCAGGCCCGGAGAAAAGACTATCTTGCTGTGGAGCGCGAGGCCGAAGAGGTCTCCCGCAGGCTCGACAACATCAAAAAAGGTGGACAGGGGCACAACCTGAAGGGACTGGCCAGCCAGCTCGACAAGGTCGCCAAGGCCTGTGCCGAAGTGCGCAAGACGGATTTCTTCGCCACCAGGGAGGGGCTGGCGCTCCTCGCCGCCATCGAGAGGATGCAAGAGGATCTGGCCCGGCTGAGCGGCCCCCGTGCCCGGGCAGCAACGGTGATCCCCCCCCGGGTGGCCGCCGACTATCGGGGCCGGACCTGGGCGACTCGCCAGCGGCCCTTTGTCGACCGCATGGCCTGTGCCTGGCTGATCCGGCACGCCATCGATCCCGAGGCCACGTTCGCCTTCATCGACGAAGCCCAGTTGGGCTCCCTGCCGGAAGGGGGAATCGCCTTCGATATGCCCGGCGCCGAGTTTACCCATGTGGGGGAGCTCTGTACCTTCGAGGTGCTGCTCCGGGCCTTCAACCTCAAGGAGAAGGCCCTTTGGCGCCTGGCCGAGGCAGTGCACGACCTCGACATGAAGGACGGGAAGCACCAGTCTTCCGAGGCCGCTGGCATCGAGCAGATACTCGCCGGCATCAGAAAGACCGCCCCCGACGACCAGACCGCCTTGAGCCGGGGCATGGAGGTCTTCGCCCTGCTCTATGCCTCCCGGAAATAA